A window of Chrysoperla carnea chromosome 3, inChrCarn1.1, whole genome shotgun sequence genomic DNA:
AGATTTGGcttcttttcttatttttttcaacagttttggaatgaaaataataatacggtTGGAAATTTGATTATCtacaaaaagttttacataaaatttatcgaaatcttGCTttgtttacgagatatttggaaaaaaccATAAGGGTTGCGTTAATTTAGTAGCAATCCGCGGTTCTTTCTTTTTCAATAACCCTTTGAAAATtcctgtaattaaaatttttgaagtcttGAATGTCTTAGGTCCTTATTGTCCTGTTCTTTAAGATATACTCAATAGCctagataatataattaattgtagagagctttatTTTGTGGAACTCAATAATTaggattttgaagaaataaaatttccaatttactttgcttaatccacttttatttatttaatattttaataatttaaaatattaaataaataaaagtagactaagcaaagtaaattggaaattttatttcttcaatcctAAGCCAAGATAATAGTTATAGTCAAATAGTCTCacaataaatactattttagggaaaaaaatcacataataTTGAACTTACTAGTACGCATTTCGAATGTACCATTATCACTGGTTCTTTGGAAACGCAAATCAACGCTCCACGGTACTCTAAAGTATCCTTTTTTGGCTGCAACTCTCACATCAGTCCGATCATTATTGACTTGTTGAAAACACATTTTGTAACAATAATCTCTTGAGCCATCAGAATTAGAGAGGGCTGCAGCAGCTGAATATAGTCCACTTAACTGTAaaaaaaggtattaaataaattttcatggtATAAGAGCTTTGCCCCTTAGTATAAGAACTTTTTATCTACGAAAATTCTTGTAAGTGGTATATTCTCTTTCACAAGACTCGGAAACTTTTTAATCACACGCACAAGCTTCTCTTTGACGGATATCTGTTTTTTTGTGTTACTCTAACAGGAAgatgattgaaaataaatgaaaaaatcgtatTGCTAGAAAGTTTGACCGTTGCTAACACCAtttgatgttattttaataattaaagaaaacaacGTTTTCAAATCATCATTTTCTGTGTAAATGTAAACACAATTTGCGGCATGGGAATGGCGCGGTGGGTCTATCTCTCAATAAATGAAAGATATTGGTATGTATCTCAAAAAGAGAAGACATTGGAAGTTAAcaggtttatttttttcatttttgtcccCAGGGAAGTTTATATTTTCgtgaaaaatatgacaaataaaaataaatttaaaaaaatatacttacttcGTCTAATGTGAAATTAGACAATCCACTAATATTGGTTGGACAACCTTCACCAAGTTTCAAAATTTCCGCCGCTGGATTAAGCATATCCGAACggaatgtatataaaatacaacacGCAATAATGAATGCGAAATGTGATTGTTTCATTTTGATATGAAATTGAATTCCGAAGATTAAATCGAactatgatttttaatattttagtttcttagcatttatatagaattttttttgttattttttttttaaacctacaGAGTggattttattaaacttataaacgagtgaaaacaaacaattgactgagttaattcttgaaataccctttatagaaagtgttgaatgccagtgcttgcattgattttttaataaattaaagagtttaaaaaatcaacacaaaaCGGAAACTAAGTTCGAATAAcagttcttttaatttttacttttcttacaaaatttggacgtaaaaagtcagagTAATTGCAAGATTTCGGACTGTTTCAGAATAGTTATTCAGAGTGAATATAGCAAGGATAGAAGTTTTTACTTCTCTCGCTAAaggtattttgaaatataaggaAATCAATAAACAGTAAaaccaaaatgtttttattttttcgttaaaaaatactatttttattttactcgaaAAGGACATTTACTTTATTGAGAGTCAGAAAAGTTGATAGCGTCGGATAATcgattatatttatgttatatcaACATATACCTACTACCAAAGGGTCACACAAATTTTGGACTTATTGCAAATAAGTCCAAAAAATGTTCGCTATCGTTATATCTATAAATAGAGccattaaaatatgtttgtcaACATGTTGTTATGGACAACATTTCTGGTAGGACAGCCTGTAGAGGAcatttgtaattatattatcaaaaaaaaaaatttcgtcaatATGATATTTTTGGGAGCCTTGACTTTTCCAATGAACTATTTGTTCTTACTGgcatacttttattaatttgaatcgttcaattttgtaatattgaATTATAGTTAGCGGATAATTTGGTGTATTTTCACCAACCGAAACTCGGAATTACAGAGTGATTTCGAAGTTTTATAGAACGTTATTTTCATAACCAGGGAAGTTGATGATGTGTGCCACAAAGGTTACACGTATTAATTGATTAATCTCTATTCATAGgtaaagaaaatagaaaatctaACTCTAAAAGCTTCATAATTTGTCTGTTCTAGCCAAAATTTGAGAGCAAGATAGATTTTATGTTAATCGCCTATCATTCTCACGTCACGCCAGTTGAGAAATAAAgcctatttttataccaaaaagttgcacaatcaaaaatcaaaaaaaaaaaattgttttagaaatgtatatgaaaatttgttttttgaaaatataaacgaaagttttattaatgactagagtgataccc
This region includes:
- the LOC123296768 gene encoding uncharacterized protein LOC123296768; the encoded protein is MKQSHFAFIIACCILYTFRSDMLNPAAEILKLGEGCPTNISGLSNFTLDELSGLYSAAAALSNSDGSRDYCYKMCFQQVNNDRTDVRVAAKKGYFRVPWSVDLRFQRTSDNGTFEMRTSLTGFLTLGEAYILSNSSTVLYYSCRNDLLGSYREALVLSKNETTNLSAEDLQAAKDVLKAQNLDFGLMKTVDQSRETCSGLTRFYNMCSQ